CGCCCGATGTCCCGCACCGCCCGCGCATACTGCTCCACCGCCTGGTGGAGCGGATCACCACCCGGCACAAACCCGCCCAGCCCGGCAGGCACCTGCGCGCGCTGCACACGCGGCAGCCGCAACCCGGCAAAGGGCGAGGCGGGAGCTTCACGCTCAACCCCACTTTCCCCCTTACTGGCCCCGGCATCCACCCCGGCCGACACGTCTTTTTCCGCCGTCTGGCCACGCCCCCGCACGGACAGGTCCAGCCCGTCGAACATCCCGCGTTTCCGCTGCGCCGGTGCCGGATCTAGCGTATGGACAGCTTCGGCCTGCCTGTCCTTCTGGGGGCCAGAGGCCGTCTCGCTGCGCTCCACCACGATCTCGCTCTCGGGGACATGCAGCCCGCGCCGTCGCGCAAACCCGGCATCCCGATCCCGGACATGCGGGTAATCCAGCGTGGTATCCTTCAGCCGCTCGCGCGACAGCCGCCGCACCAGCCCGTCCCGGTCGCCCACATCATCCCGGCCCCAATGAACGGACACGCTCTCCCGATGGCGCGACAGCGCCACATAGGCCCCATGCCGGTCCATGCTCCCCGTCGCCAGCACATGCGCCCGGTCCACCGTCACACCCTGCGATTTGTGGATGGTGGCGGCATAGCCATGATCCAGCGCGTCATAATCCGCCACCGACACGGACACGACCCGGCCACGTCCGGCTCCCTCCTTCCCATCAAGCTGGACCGATAACGCCAGATCCCCAGCCTCAGCCGACCCCACGATACCCCGCACCGTCCCCAGCGTACCGTTCTTTACCCCCAGCTCCCGGTCATTGCGCAGGAAGTAGATACGCTCCCCGTCCGCGAACACCCGCTCGCCCTGGGCGGTCGGCACCAGCACATCATCACCCAGTTCACCCGCGTCCCGCCGGATCTCCCGCGCCGCCTCGTTCAGCGCCCGCACATCGACACGCCGATGCGCCAGCATGATCTGGCTTTCCTCTGGCGCGGCCTGACGCGCTTCATCCCATCCGGCCACCACCCCGGCCCGCGCCTCTTCCAGCGTGTCATGACCGCGCACCAGGCCGGCCGCCTCATAGCGCCCCAGCGCCTCATCCGTCCGCCCGGTCGCCAGCTCCTTCGTGGCCACCTGCTGCCAGCCTTCACGCTGCCGGCGCACGGTCGTGATTTCCACCGACCCGACCCGCTCGGCCACCGCCCGGAACGCACCGCCGGCCTCGATCGCCTGCAACTGCTCGGGATCGCCCACCAGCACCACCTTGGCCCCGGCCCCGCGCGCGGCAGACAGCACCCGCTCCATCTGCCGTGAACCCACCATGCCGGCCTCATCCACCACCAGCACGTCCCCACGTTCCAGCCGGTCGAACCCACGCGCCCACGCACGCTCCAGGGAGGCCAGCGTCCGGCTTTCGATCCCGGACCCCGCTTCCAGACCTTCCGCCGCGATCCCCGACAGCGCCGCCCCGCGCACCCGGTACCCGGCCTCTTCCCATGCCGCGCGGGCGACACCCAGCATGGTGCTCTTCCCCGTCCCGGCATACCCGACCACGACGGACAGGTCGCGGGACTTCGTGACCTCGCCCACCGCCAGCGCCTGCTCGTCCCCAAGCCCGTCCCGCGCCATCGCCACCCGACGCACCGCCAGCGGCACCGCATGACCCTGGGACCGCCCCATCGCAAGCGATGCCTCTTCCAGACGCTGCTCGACCCCGATCATCTCCCGTGTGGAAAACCGCTCCCGCCCATGCCCGTCTTTCCCAATGACAACCAGATCCGGACACGCTTCCACCTGAACCATGACAGCACTGAACTGCGCGGCATCCGCCGTATGCCGGTCCACGAACCGCGCCAGGTCCTGGCGGGTGAATGTGCTCTGCTGTCGGGTCAACGCCTCCAGCGCCACATGCGGTTCGGCCAGCAACCTTTCGCCATTGCGCCGCGCGATCTCCAGATGGTCGGCAACCCGCTCACACGGTTCGCCGCGCTCCGGCCGGCGTGACCCTGCGGGTCCGATCTTGTTCTGCGGCTCAAGGTCGATCCCCTGTGCGGCAAACGACCGATGGTCGATCCGCACATCCAGGTCCAGCCCGGCCAGCCGTTCATTGGCGAGCGACGCCCATCGCTCCCGCCATGTCAGCAGCAGATCCTTGTCATTCCATGAACGCTCTTTCGCACCAAACCCGATGGAAGGCTGATCCTGCTCCAGACCTTCATGCCGCAGCCGTGCCGCCGCGATCAGTCGCGCCGTTCTTCCAGCCGCTGCAAGCGCTTCTCCAGCGTCGAGAGCTTCAGCAGGATGCCGCGCTGCGTCTCCCGGATTTCCGCCAGCAGACGGATCATGAGCTTGAGTGGATCGTCGTCCCCTTTCTGCTCCATCAGGTCCAGGATCCGGCGTGATGTCGTATGCGCCCCTGCCGCCTCGTTCAGGATGCGGGATTCCGTCTCGTCTTCCATGCACAGCCTCTCCGGTTCTGACTTCGATCCGTCGTGTAGACAGCATCACATGGGCATGGGGCTTCGCCTGTCCATCTTCGCCAATATCCCAATGCACATTGAGATCAGCCACCATGCCGCGTTCCACGAACTGCTCGCGCACAAAATCCCGTGCCAGCGCGATCCCCTGCGCCTGGGTCATTTCGCGCGGGATTGAAAACTCCACCTCGCGGGCAAGCTGGGCATCCTTGCGCTTCTCGATCGCCTCGACCTCGTTCCATAGGGTCGCACGGTCGAGAAACCGCTCCGGCGCGCCGTCGGGCAGCAGGATCTCGGAATGCACCACGCCGCTCTTGTTGGAAAAGTCATGGTCGCGATCCAGCCGCAAATCATGCAGGCGGGACGCTGCACGATAGGCCGCCGCCGCCACGGCGCTCCGGCCGGTGGCGCGGCTGATGACCTTTGCATGCAGGTGATAGATCGCCATGAACGCGATCCTATCACACCACTTAAGCGCACGTCACGAAGTGACGTATAAGCGCGCACTCACATTTTACTGCGCCAAAAGGGTTGGTTTGTCTGGATGAGTGACGCGGTTCTCGC
The genomic region above belongs to Komagataeibacter sucrofermentans DSM 15973 and contains:
- the traA gene encoding Ti-type conjugative transfer relaxase TraA produces the protein MAIYHLHAKVISRATGRSAVAAAAYRAASRLHDLRLDRDHDFSNKSGVVHSEILLPDGAPERFLDRATLWNEVEAIEKRKDAQLAREVEFSIPREMTQAQGIALARDFVREQFVERGMVADLNVHWDIGEDGQAKPHAHVMLSTRRIEVRTGEAVHGRRDGIPHPERGGRGAYDITPDPGPDGAERGRRSTQAHDPSAGGNPGDAARHPAEALDAGEALAAAGRTARLIAAARLRHEGLEQDQPSIGFGAKERSWNDKDLLLTWRERWASLANERLAGLDLDVRIDHRSFAAQGIDLEPQNKIGPAGSRRPERGEPCERVADHLEIARRNGERLLAEPHVALEALTRQQSTFTRQDLARFVDRHTADAAQFSAVMVQVEACPDLVVIGKDGHGRERFSTREMIGVEQRLEEASLAMGRSQGHAVPLAVRRVAMARDGLGDEQALAVGEVTKSRDLSVVVGYAGTGKSTMLGVARAAWEEAGYRVRGAALSGIAAEGLEAGSGIESRTLASLERAWARGFDRLERGDVLVVDEAGMVGSRQMERVLSAARGAGAKVVLVGDPEQLQAIEAGGAFRAVAERVGSVEITTVRRQREGWQQVATKELATGRTDEALGRYEAAGLVRGHDTLEEARAGVVAGWDEARQAAPEESQIMLAHRRVDVRALNEAAREIRRDAGELGDDVLVPTAQGERVFADGERIYFLRNDRELGVKNGTLGTVRGIVGSAEAGDLALSVQLDGKEGAGRGRVVSVSVADYDALDHGYAATIHKSQGVTVDRAHVLATGSMDRHGAYVALSRHRESVSVHWGRDDVGDRDGLVRRLSRERLKDTTLDYPHVRDRDAGFARRRGLHVPESEIVVERSETASGPQKDRQAEAVHTLDPAPAQRKRGMFDGLDLSVRGRGQTAEKDVSAGVDAGASKGESGVEREAPASPFAGLRLPRVQRAQVPAGLGGFVPGGDPLHQAVEQYARAVRDIGRMVEQELPVLEHQKKAWLDASTALERLRPGAVIALETAVKHEPEIRQALYGLEGPARARRLVEGLEHEDKVRHSPELRAARFVKAWDGLSREQQGVALRELKRDVQLESLLRQKGHELGVRKGSTLDHGLQPQRTRSLSRSRGRDMDMGM